The genomic stretch TTTATCTATTCCTACTATTTTGTAGCCATTGTTGATCAGAAGCTCAGTTAATATTTAATACAATGTTCTTGGAGCCTACTTTAACCCATAAAGACCTTTATTTAACATGTACACATGGTCTGGAAAACTGGGATCAATGAACCTCTTTGGTTTCTCtacatagacttcttcattgacATAACCATTCAGAAAAgcacttttgacatccatttgatacaatcTGGATTTCATCATGCATGAAATTCCTagcagtaatctaatggactcagGTCTAGCAACTAGAGCAAAAGTCTCATCAAAGTACCCTTGAGCCACTAACCTAGCCTTGTTTCTTGTCACATTACCATTTTCATAAGATTTGTTCTTAAAAATACACTTGGTACCAATAACATTCACATCCTCGGGTCTAGGTACTAACTCTCAGACAACATTTCTTCTGAATTGACATAGATCCTCTTGCATGGCATTTATTCAGAACTCACCATTTAAAGCTTCTTTGACATTCTTAGGTTTAATCTTAGAGATAAAGTAAGAGTTGGCAATCATACTTTTGGATATGGTGATGACTCCTTCATCCAGATTCCTTGTGGCATTATCAATAGGAcgatccttctgaattctgatggaaTGTCCTTTGTTGATGGTAGTTTCTTCAGAATTTGCACTTTCGGTCTCAATGTCAGACCCCTTGTCTTGGACATCTATTTGTTGAGGGGAAATATCATTTTCATCTTCAACAATTCCTCTTTCTTCAGGattatcatcaacaataacattaatggattccatcataGTCTTAGTATGAGTGTTGTAGACTTTTTAGGATTTTCTATTGATAGAATATCCAAGGAATATCCCTTCTTCACTTTTTGGATCCATCTTTCTCATTTGCTCATGATCTTCCAAATTGTAGCACTTACCATCAAAGACATGGAGGTATTTGACATTTGGTTTTATTCCTTTCTGAAACTCATACAAAGTATCTTTGGTGCCAAATCTAATAGATACTCTATTGTGGATGTAACAAGCAGTTTTCATGGCTTCGAACAAAAAATGATAAGGAATATTCTTGGCATGCAACATAACTCTAGTAACTTCATGTAGAGTTTTATTCATGTGTTCTACCACTCCATTCTACTGAGGTGTGATAGGTGTTGAGAATTCATGTCTGATCCCTTCCGCAAAGCAAAAATCATAGAAATTGGAGTTCTCAAACTCCTTGTCATGGTCACTTATTATCTTAACAATTTCACCCCCCTTCTCCTTCTAGATACAAAGGCATAAATCTTCGAACACATGAAAAGTATCATATTTTTCTTTAATAAATTTAACCCATGTATGTCTTGAAAAATGATccacaaaaacaaaaacatatCTCTTTCCACCAAGACTTTCTACTTGAATAGGTCTCATGAGGTCCATGTGAATTAATCCAAGTACCTTTGAGGTGGCCAGGTGTTGGAGCTTCTTGTGGGACATCTTGGTTTGTTTACCTATTTGGCAATCTCCACAAATTTTGCCTTCTTTAATTTTCAGCTTAGGTAAACCCTTGATGGCTTCTCCATATATTATACCCTTGAGGTTGAGATGTCCAAGTTTATGGTGACATAACTTAGTTTCATCAACCTTAGACATCAAGCATGATGAGGGTTATGGTATCCACATATAACAATTGTTCTTGTACCTGCAACCCTACATCAACACTTCTTGCTCTTTGTTGGAGACAATACATTCAAACTTGTTGAATTTCACATTAAGTacttgatcacatagttgactgatgttgaTCAAGTTTATAGTAAGATCTTCTACCAGCAACATATTCTCAAGACAAGGTAAACCTGGACTAATCATTTGGGTCATGCCCCTGATTCTTCCTTTTGCTCCATCACAAAAATTAACACAAATATTTGTGTAGGGATTCAACTCTTCAAGataagtctttccattttttCTTAGCATGAGTTTcctttcttttctttcctttggaCCTTGGCTGACTATAAGACTTAAGACATCGATGCAACCTATAACAAAAAGAACTTATATGGCCATATCTTCCATAATGGTGACACCTCACAAATGAATTTTCCTTACCTCTGATGTGGGGGTACACATGTTGAGCACGACGCTGGAGCATGTGGTTCTTCACTAAGAACTTTCTTTTCTGTTCAGGAGCTACAATCTTGTTGGGGAGAATTTTGAATTCCTTTTTGTAGTTAATCCCAATAACCTTCTTTTCTCCAATATCCAAGATCTCATCAAGCATATCAGAACCACTATTCAACATATATACAATTTTTTTCATATGTTCAATCTTGGAATTCAACCAAGTAACCTCTTCTTCTAGACATGTGATGGTAGAGGTTAGCTTCTCCTTTTCTTTATGAAGAAGACATATGGTTGTCTTCTGTTGCTCAACAGTCATACAATCTTCCTCCGATTTGGTTTTAAAAAGTTCATGTGTTGTATCTAACTCTTCTTCAATCAAGTTGTCATTACAAAACTCTCTTTCGAGCTCATGCTTTCTAGTGAATGTCATCATTATGTTAGCAGTTTCTCCTTCACTTTCATCATCATAATCAGTCCAAGAAACTGAGAGTCTCTTTTTCTATTTTCCTAGAAAGGTAAAGCATTCAATTTTGATATGACCAAACCCCTCACATTCAAAGCATTTGATTCATTTGGGTTTGTCCTTATCTTTTCTCTTACTCTGAGGATTGATGTCAGACATCTTGTTTGACACATTTTTCCTTCATCTTCTATCCAGCCTTCTTAAAACTTTGTTGAACTTTCTTCCAACAAATGCTATAACATCAGAAAGGCTTTCTTCAGTATCCTCCTCACTTTGATCTTCATTCTCTTGAGTGTTGGATACAAAATCCATACCTTTGTTCTTCTTTTATGATCTTCCATTTATATAAACTTCAAAGGTTTGTAGAGAGCCAATGAGTTCATCCACCTTTAAGATGGTTAAGTCTTGAGCTTTTTCAATGGTTGTTACCTTCATGTAAAAACTTTTGAGGCAAAAATATGAGGATATTTTTTACCAGCTTCTCTTCTGACATCTTCCCTCCCAAAGAAAATGAATTGTTGGCAAATCAAGAAGTCTTATGTTAAAATCTGATATGGATTCATCTTCTATCACTCTTAGCTTCTCATACTAAGTTGTAAGAAGTTGCAGCCTAGACATACACACtttagatgtgccttcatgagcAGTCTTGAGAATCTCCTAGGCTTATTTAGCTTCAATACAAGCGTTGATGAGTTTGAACATATTTTTGTCAATGTCATTCTATATAGAAATTAATGCTTTATCATTTATAAGTgcttcatcaccatcatcctTGGACTAATCAACTTTAGGATTCAAACTTGTCGTACGATTTTGAGTAGTAACCACAGGATGTTTCCAATCTTTAATCACAACCTTCCAAGTCTTATTGTCAATGGATTTGAGAAAAAGCCACCATCTTGACTTTTCAATAATCATTATTTGTACCATCCAAAACAGGTGGTCTTTTGACAGACCCTCCATCCTTAGTGGTGTCTATTTGAACATAAAATATCTTCCCTGGAGCTCACCCAAACAAAACAGGGTGTTTGCTCTGATgtcaattgaaattttgttccTTAGGGGACGGATGTTTGACCATATGTTGAGATAAGTTATCCAACTTTTAAAACCAGTTTAAGAACAATTTGATAACAATGATACAACAATAATAAACAAAGCAGAAAGTTATAAAATGAAATAAGAGATTGGTAACCCAGTTCGATGAAACCACACCTACGTTTGGGGGACAGTctacccaagaaaggaaattcattACTTCGAATTAGAACAATTAGTCTTATAAGAACCTTCAAACCCTATGAAGAATGGCTTTCTATTTAGgtctccccctaaatatgagaatcCACTCACTTTCTTCAACCACTAACCCCTAGTGATCAACCTCAATAACGAGCCTATTGATTGTTGAATTTGCAAATCAACTAAGATAAACCAACAAATATtccaagttactgaaacataaAGTGGTTTACAACAGAAGATTCAACACTAATCCTTATGAGGGCATTAATATGGAATACAAGAAAGAAAAAACTCACAAACCCTAGACAGAAAGAACTTAATCTTGTGTATAAAACTCTTAACTAAAATATGATAATTGAGTCTCCTTATATAGCAATGTATTTTGGTCTTTTTCTCCTTGAATAAAGATATGATTTCGTCCAAAATTAGTAAAGATATTGTTGAGATTTGTTGCTCCAAATCAGCTCCACAAAATAAGATTTGATTTGATTCGAATTCAAATTTAAACCTCcttaatttaaatttaaactaattaaataattaaataaatttaattgCTAAAAAATAGCAACAATATTTGTTGCACACATGCTGGGACATCGGTTCCCACATGTGTCCTTCTGCTCCAAAACAGCTTGAAACCTCCATTGTTATTTTGCATAATGCAACCAATCCAAAAGGAACAAAACTTACTTTGTCGTACCATAAATGACGAGGAACATGGTGCTCGTACCGTATGAGAAGAGAGTGTCGTACGATTCACAGTGTACTGAAGTGGATGCTACTGACGAACACCTACCTACTCTTCATGTACATCTGGAGTCGGTAGTGCTCCTCGTCCTACCCTTCATGCAGACGGATTATTCTACCAACATTTCCTCTTCGCCTCATCTTaaatccaaaaaaaaaacaatttttaacAACTTTGAAAAAAAAATCGAGAATCTAAAGACACCTGGTAGCAAAGAAATGACTAAGAAAACTTACTTAGAAGACTTCCGGTGTAGAAAGTTGTAGACCAGATAGTTTTGAAGTATAACTTTCGGTGTTGATTTGAGGACCAGAAGACTTGTGAAAAAGAGTCTCGATTTAGAACTGTGTATCACATAGTTTGTTAAAAGAGTTTCGACGAGCTTTTGTGGACTGAAATACTTGTATGTAAGACTTCCCGTACACAAATTTTCCACAAATTCTCTCAAATCCTCTCAATGCATCGAAAAACTTAAAATCAAAtgagaaaaaaatgaaaaatttgACAAATATGTTATTTATACATGAGCGTTTTTGTCAAATTTCATTAATTGTTGGGGTAGAGAATAAATATAGTGTAGGGGTAGGGGATAAAATTTCcaataaataattttaaaatatttgcTAAGAGTTGAGCTTCAAACAATCCAATTTAATCTTAAAAGGCCCACAAGACTAAAAAAAAGCCTAAAGCTTAAAAAAAGTAGTAGAATATAATGAATTCAAAATTGAACATTACTTGTTACACTCCATGCCTTATTCATAGACTCTGACGAAATTTTAAAAAATACTCTtaaatttgaattttgaaatcCAGATGTAACAAATACACAACAAACTCTCTAAAAACAAGCCAAACCATAGGTATATGTCTGGATATCTAAATCCAAATTAACAACATACATAAATTGAAATTCGGACGCGGCTCAAAAGACTACTTGCACCTAATCTCAGAACATAGTAAAATCAAAGTTAAAGGGGATTGTCTGGATTTCAATATTTGGCAACTTATCTCCTTATTGTTTTGGTGTCAAACATTGTATACTTGCTTAATATTTTGTCAATATCGGGTCTTTTCCTTTTCAAAGTGGATAGTATATTTTTAGGCTGAACCGTGTTCAATATCATGTCAAAAACAAGTTTCTTCTCATACAACTGGATGACCGACTAACTAGTGACACAAATCATGGTTATGAATACCACAAACATTAAATGTCCATGTGTTGTTTTTCTTGAGGTACTTGCGCAACTTAAAAAGAAATCCACATTTTCTCGATCTATTGTCATGACATTTCAACTTCTGGATATGTTCTTTATAGTTGCCACTTCTTTCACATCTCATCGTAACAAATGTTTGTTTTCTATCAGAACCAGAATATGACCTCCTAATAACAATAACCCTAATTTAACATCCTCACTGTGGACCCATTGAAGCATATGTTCACATATAAAACACTCTTGTTTATTGAAAAataactttccaacatcaaacTGGACATCACCCTTTTTAACATCCTTAGATGCAATAACTTTGGTGACAACATCAGGACGCACCATAACTACAACCAATAAAATATAAGACAACTTAAATTCACCATTAAATCAGTTCGAATTTCAATTTTCAAAACATTAGTAAAAGAATCCAGATTTCAAAAATCGGAAGCATCGTTCATATTCAGACAACTAAACAAGATTTGCTCATCAATGATCAATGAAATACATGTACATTATCTGTAATTACAGTTTCTTTTAAGCATTTTGATGTAAAAATACAGTAGAATGTTGTTTGCAATTAAAAATCTTGAATGAGAATGGAAGAAGATTTTGGTAGGATTTTTCAATATTGGTATTATGATCATGAAGGCACTCATACATACAAAGTTATACCAAATTTGTTTTTCTTTCTGAATTTCAATCTCTAGATAGTAGGTAGATCCGAAGATTGGAATCTAGACATTTCTTTTGATAAAAATGAAGTGTCTCTCTAATGAAGTGATTTGTCGTAAAATTGGTGCGTCAGAATTTCAATCTCTGGTTGCGTcggaagttcaaactccagacACTACAAATGACGTTTTTGAATTTCTATAAGATATATGAGCACTACATCAGGTGTACACCCCTTCCAAATTTATCATAAATCATTTTCTAAGATTTGTATCAAAATTTCATATCCAAATTCAATTTGTTACTGTTAAGAAATGTGGAATTTGTTActgttaagaaatgtggttgggcctaactcaaccctacatAATCGGTTGGTAAAGTGAGGAGTGCCtccacttataaacacatgttcaaaTCATATATTATCCGAGTGAGACTCTTAACGCACCCCCTCATGCTCAGGACTAGACAACTGGAGCGTGGAAAGAAATTATGGGTGTCCGATAACAGAATCCATAATAAGTGGTACATCGGATCTTAAACGagactctgataccatgttaagaaatgtggttgggtctaactcaaccctacaaaaccgaTTGATAAGATGAGGATTACtcccacttataaacacatgttcatgTCATATATTATCCGAGTGGGACTCTTATCAGTTACAACAAACTCATCTAAGGAAATCTGCACAAACAAACTTCCAAGACTGGCATAAAATAATACCTATCTATGCAAACAAAATTTTAAACGAGGTTGACATCAAGATTCAGTTCATAAGCTTCTCAAATCAGATACACATAAAATAGAACCGCAAATCAACTTAGTTTACATTATGGCATGTACTGCTCTAGGAAATTCTAATTGCACCCCTTCTACACAAGGCAATATACTACTACTATGTATTGTTGTTATGTTATCAAAACTAGACATTGAAGGTACACTTTGTTCATTTCTAAAGAAGTTTAGAGGATCAACTTTGGTCTTAACCATTGCCAGTTTCTTGAAGTTGTTCTTGAAATACTTTAAACCCCAAATACTAGCTTTCTTATAGCTTGTGTATCCATTAATGTTATTCACTCCAATGTCAAGGTCTCTATAATTCACATATGCAGCTCTTGGAGACTTTGAAACAAATGGTTTCATATAACTATAAAGTTTTCTCATCCAATTTATGTGCCTTTTTTCTACTTCATCACCTTCCTCTTGCCAATAAACCAAGTGCTGAATTTTGTAAATGTTTCCAGCTCTATGTGGAAATGGAATTTCCGAGTCCGATATCTCGTCCATTTTGCCACCATAAGGAGTGAATATCAACACCGCCGCTTTCGCCTCGTCTTCATAAAACATTGGCCATAACCCCTCAAATCCAATATCAGGAATTGGATCTCTAACATAATCAGATTTTGCCTTGAAAAACAACACACCATTATGAGTTCTATTCAACAAAAATTCAAGAGGTTGATTCTTTGTAAAACCAGCAAGGTAGAGAACAGATTCAATCCAACTCATCTCAGTACAATCTTCTCTAACCAAACCAAGCTCTGGAAACTTCTCTTCCATCAGAGGAATAAGTCTATCTACACCTCCAAGAAACAAGGATTCAAATGCAACTTTTATTGTTAACTTCCTTGTTTGAGTACTTGAATTCACCCTCTCTAAAATGATCCTAATGTTTAAGTCATCATCAAGCTTATTTGCCACTAACTGCCACTTATGAATAAGTTTGGTTGCATTTTGTTCAAGTGTCTTTGGAACATTGAACAATGTCACAGTAGATGGAACATGAACAAGTTTTATCTTCCATGCTATAATAACTCCAAAGCTTGCTCCTCCACCACCTCTAATAGCCCAAAACAGATCCTCACCCATTGTTTCTCTGTCAAGAACTCTACCATTCACATCAATTATGTGAGCGTCAAGTATATTATCGGCCGAAAGACCATATTTACGCATCAGGAAACCATAGCCACCGCCGCCGATGAGTCCGCTAACACCAACAGTAGGGCAAACACCTGCAGGGAAGCCGAGAATTTTGCTTTTTTGGCTAACTTTGTACAAAAGTTCGCCCACCGTTGCCCCTCCTTGAACCCACGCATTGCTATTTTCTAAGTCAATTTGGATTTCTCGAAGGTTTATGAGATCAATAACAACAAATGGAACTTTAGAAACATAGGACAGCCCTTCATAGTCATGGCCGCCACTTCGGATTCGAATCTCCATATCATGGCGTTGGGAACAGATTATGGTGGCTTGAATTTCTAGTACTTCAAGAGGTGTTACAATGACAAGAGGTTTTGCAGTTGTGTTGGATGTGAATCTAAGGTTTTGAACTGAAAACCGGAGTATAGATGAGTATGAGGAGTGTGTTTGGGTGAACACAACCTTAGAGATTGAAGTGTAGTTATAATTAGAATAACTCTTAAAGCATTGAATAAAGCCTTCATGATTATCAGCTGCATAAGATGTAAAGGAATATAACAAAGCAATTGCAACAACAGTAAAACATACTGTTAGAGGCATATTATGAAAGGTTGCAAATTGAGAAAGAAATAACAAGCCTCTAATTTGTGTTAGTCATGTCAGAGTTCAACTTATTTAAGATCCAAAAGTTTGTATTAGTTATGAGATTTGTAAAGTTTAAGCTACAGCAGATCTTGATGTTTGAAACAAGACAAACCTCGAACTCATTAAGCTGACTCTTGGATTAACTTGTATCAGGTCTTCAAGCCTAAAGCTGCATATAATTTAGTGTGAAAAATCATCATTTATTCAACCTGAATCTTgtaagaaaatgaaaataaaaactTGTCATAATGATTTCCGTGGTGTTCAATAATTCACCAGTATATCCAATAATTTAGTCCAACAGATCAGAGGGACATGTGCATcaagcaataaataaataaataaaataacaagGGGAGAAATAAAATAATACTATAAGATTAGAAAATGAGCAACAGCAAGCAAATCAGTGAACAAAGTCAAAGTCAGATTCGCAAATTAATATAGGGCCAATTTATTTTAGCTTTAAAATAATAgattttttctttatatttttggAAATGGATTCTACtaaaatgtttttcaaaatattataagtttttctaaatttgttttttataaattaaaagatttaattgttcattctataacataaatatacattattgaagatcaaaacatagtcaaaatcataattttttcaaaaaattatatcttaaaaatgatttttatgaaaagctatttgaaatagcttcaaaaattaagtgattttttgaaaatttgatatccaaaaaaagtttcgataaaatgatgaaatacctaaaataatattttaaaaataactattcaaatcaaattttcatttgaagcttttatgaaaaatttctttataaatttcttttacactaaaatatataacactataaaaatcattttttaaaaaaatcaaaacaaacgAACCCATAATATTAACCAAACATAAAGCTAAGATAACACCTATCTGAAAACCAGATCCTCTCAATCAACATTTTCTGTTAATCTCTCTCAACAATAAAATCAAACCATTAAAATAATTAAACGACTAACTCCTATGAGTTGTCCTCTTGGTGAAAGCTTGGGACTTTATTCTGTTGGTAAAGGTTTGGGACTTGACTGAGAGTGTGTTTCTCTCGAAGTCGGTATGCATTATTGGACTGTGTTCTGTTTTGTTCACTAGGTTTTATTTTAATCTGTCGGCCGATAGATTAATCTGTCGGCTGGGTTTATTGTTTAGAGAATTTGAGGGGGAAATAGACTGAGAGGAACTGAGTCTCAAGCACATGTCACTAAACTTCACCTATTCACTATATATAACCTTGCAAAAGAAAAATATAGCACGTTCTTCATTTTTAGCAATAAAGCTAGAGTACAACATCACCTCCATCAAATGAGTTAGGTTCACCTACATTTGAAAGAACACTTTTTGCATTCTAAAGATACAAGAATCAATTCacaaaatgaaaacaaaatagATAAAATTATTGTAGTTTCCTAGAAAAAACTGTGACAATTATATACAGTTTAATTGATCACAAAAATCATGTACAACTTCGCACTCTAGTGGCATAGATAACACAACATTTGTACAGTAGCGGCAGCATCTTTCATGACCAAATATCAGCAACCAGCCACCACTTTGCAATACTGTTGAATTTAGAATTTCCATGCAATAACAATTCCATGAGTATGAGACCCTGATTGGATCAAGTGAATGTATGGGCATATACTGCAAAAACCATTGCTTTAGGATTGGAATTATGACTTGAAAAGCAACGGTAGAAGCAATATGACTGCAAGTTTCGACAACTCTGTTCCAAATGACCAATTGTTCAGGCCCGTTGCAAATTTGCAGTCTCCTTTTGGCTGCATACTACAGGAAAGAGCACTTGATTGTAATTGAAGAGCCCATCTCATCCTCACTTCTCCGATTCCCCCCCTCCAATCATAAGAAGGTCCTTACTGCAAGATAAGGAGCCGTTGCTTCTTCTCGTTTGACATAGAGGTGGAAATTTAGCTTCTTGGAACTCTTGATTTTGTTAATGCAATCTTGCCTTTTGATGAAATTATCTTCAGCTTGGGATCGGTGTGGTGGTCCAACACAAGAGGTGATAGAGATAAGCAACCAGAGAGTTTCGAGGTCCAACACAAGAGGTGATAGAGATAAGCAACCAGAGAGTTTCGAGGTCCAACTCCAGTACATATTGTGCAAACCCATGCTACTTTTCATGGATATTTCCACCGGTCTAAACTCAAGATGTGTGGGGATTAACTTGAGAAATAGATGATAAATTTTGACATTCTCTGTCATATAGGAAGTGTTGAAGAGCATTTAAGGATGAACAATACTATTGATACGTGGAGAACCTGCGCTTAATCGTCTCCTTAGAAATGGATGATTTGATAGTTGAGCTGCAGTTGGGCGTTTACTTGGGTTAACTTGTAAGCATTTAAGAATGAAATCTCGAGCATCATTAGATAGAGATTCAGGAATCGGTGGAGGTTCACCCCTACCAATCCGAAATATTGCTTGCATCTGTAGTGACAGAAAAATATATATGTCCATATTATCATCCATTGTCCAATTGGAAAAGCAGGTACAGTTAGTACATCTAACTTAATGATTCTAGACAAAGCAGCCAACTAAACTAAATTCCTAACATTAAATATTCATAAGGTGATTTAAAGGAATGGAATAGCAAAAACAGCAAGGAAAATAAGAAAGTAACAAACTTAAGAAGATTATAATAAGTGTTACATACTCCTTCTAATTCAAAGTAAGGTGGCTTCCTTGTCAACATCTCTAAAACCGTGCATCCTAAGCTCCATATGTCAGCTGCTAGCCCGTAACCTTGGTTTCTTAAGTTAACAACCTATGGTCAAaaattcaaagttaaatcagtCAAAACTTAAAAAGCTCATTTGCATAAAAAAGTCATATATACTGTAATAGACTTATTTATGGATGGTTAAATTTTATGGTATTAAATC from Lathyrus oleraceus cultivar Zhongwan6 chromosome 7, CAAS_Psat_ZW6_1.0, whole genome shotgun sequence encodes the following:
- the LOC127100603 gene encoding tetrahydroberberine oxidase isoform X2, yielding MEIRIRSGGHDYEGLSYVSKVPFVVIDLINLREIQIDLENSNAWVQGGATVGELLYKVSQKSKILGFPAGVCPTVGVSGLIGGGGYGFLMRKYGLSADNILDAHIIDVNGRVLDRETMGEDLFWAIRGGGGASFGVIIAWKIKLVHVPSTVTLFNVPKTLEQNATKLIHKWQLVANKLDDDLNIRIILERVNSSTQTRKLTIKVAFESLFLGGVDRLIPLMEEKFPELGLVREDCTEMSWIESVLYLAGFTKNQPLEFLLNRTHNGVLFFKAKSDYVRDPIPDIGFEGLWPMFYEDEAKAAVLIFTPYGGKMDEISDSEIPFPHRAGNIYKIQHLVYWQEEGDEVEKRHINWMRKLYSYMKPFVSKSPRAAYVNYRDLDIGVNNINGYTSYKKASIWGLKYFKNNFKKLAMVKTKVDPLNFFRNEQSVPSMSSFDNITTIHSSSILPCVEGVQLEFPRAVHAIM
- the LOC127100603 gene encoding tetrahydroberberine oxidase isoform X1, whose product is MPLTVCFTVVAIALLYSFTSYAADNHEGFIQCFKSYSNYNYTSISKVVFTQTHSSYSSILRFSVQNLRFTSNTTAKPLVIVTPLEVLEIQATIICSQRHDMEIRIRSGGHDYEGLSYVSKVPFVVIDLINLREIQIDLENSNAWVQGGATVGELLYKVSQKSKILGFPAGVCPTVGVSGLIGGGGYGFLMRKYGLSADNILDAHIIDVNGRVLDRETMGEDLFWAIRGGGGASFGVIIAWKIKLVHVPSTVTLFNVPKTLEQNATKLIHKWQLVANKLDDDLNIRIILERVNSSTQTRKLTIKVAFESLFLGGVDRLIPLMEEKFPELGLVREDCTEMSWIESVLYLAGFTKNQPLEFLLNRTHNGVLFFKAKSDYVRDPIPDIGFEGLWPMFYEDEAKAAVLIFTPYGGKMDEISDSEIPFPHRAGNIYKIQHLVYWQEEGDEVEKRHINWMRKLYSYMKPFVSKSPRAAYVNYRDLDIGVNNINGYTSYKKASIWGLKYFKNNFKKLAMVKTKVDPLNFFRNEQSVPSMSSFDNITTIHSSSILPCVEGVQLEFPRAVHAIM